One segment of Carya illinoinensis cultivar Pawnee chromosome 13, C.illinoinensisPawnee_v1, whole genome shotgun sequence DNA contains the following:
- the LOC122291187 gene encoding uncharacterized protein LOC122291187 — translation MTEDLTRRWESLKLTDEEQEEVILSDEAVLSSNVKGELCLLAKIFNDRTANREAFRSTMSKIWNTKGWLTFKELETNFFLIEFQLLSDKDKVLQGRPWSFDRHLVFMKEFEGTLSLSEVHFVSEPFWIQVHNLPFAGMNKEMEMLVGTGLGRVLEVEDDTEGYRWGSYLIIKAEMNETKPLVRGRFLKSGNKQYWLSFKYECLPMFYFKCGRLMHEKGSCQERVIENQTQDQYGQWLRATHLPTKGYYVKRYGGLKEQEHRGSTWRWSQ, via the coding sequence ATGACAGAGGACCTCACAAGAAGATGGGAATCGCTAAAACTAACAGATGAAGAACAGGAAGAGGTAATCCTTTCGGATGAAGCAGTTCTATCATCCAACGTAAAAGGAGAACTCTGCCTCCTAGCAAAAATTTTCAATGATAGGACAGCAAATAGGGAAGCATTCAGATCGACCATGTCCAAGATATGGAATACAAAGGGGTGGCTCACGTTCAAAGAACTAGAAACAAACTTTTTTCTCATAGAATTCCAACTTCTTTCAGATAAGGACAAGGTTTTACAGGGACGTCCATGGTCTTTTGACCGTCATCTAGTTTTCATGAAAGAGTTTGAGGGAACTCTTTCTCTTTCTGAGGTTCATTTCGTCTCCGAACCTTTCTGGATCCAAGTTCACAACCTACCCTTCGCCGGGATGAACAAAGAAATGGAAATGCTGGTGGGCACTGGTCTTGGTAGAGTACTTGAGGTGGAAGATGACACAGAAGGCTACAGATGGGGAAGCTACTTAATAATCAAGGCAGAAATGAACGAAACCAAACCTCTTGTAAGAGGTCGGTTCCTCAAGTCTGGGAATAAGCAGTACTGGCTCTCTTTCAAATATGAATGCCTTCCCATGTTTTACTTCAAGTGTGGTCGGCTCATGCACGAGAAAGGTAGTTGCCAAGAAAGAGTTATAGAGAATCAAACACAGGATCAATATGGGCAGTGGCTTCGTGCAACCCACCTCCCTACAAAAGGTTACTATGTTAAAAGATATGGTGGACTCAAGGAGCAGGAGCATCGGGGTTCAACATGGAGATGGAGTCAATAG